A single window of Excalfactoria chinensis isolate bCotChi1 chromosome 13, bCotChi1.hap2, whole genome shotgun sequence DNA harbors:
- the HRH2 gene encoding histamine H2 receptor: MDPCSNLTNPSKTINFPLQLLVGSCLALLIMFTLCGNIVVCLAVTLDRRLRSLTNCIIVSLAITDLLLALLVLPFSAFYELTSEWPFGSTLCNIYLSLDVMLCTASILNLFIISLDRYFAVTTPLRYQQLVTPSRVAVGLVVIWTVSLMVSFLPIHLGWNTDGTTVQNTTPNCTKECKLEVNSVYGLVDSLLTFYIPLVIMCITYYRIFKIAREQAKRINHTWCCSSNSPMPPMVKEHKATVTLAVVMGAFIVCWFPYFTVFTYRGVWGDSSVKGTPMSIVLWLGYANSALNPILYGTFNRDFRVAYQHLLHCWRTGDPKSSLQKSQPWGKSCGESLDGQEGKYLKLEMRNGKGTLLADGALQSDGAFP; the protein is encoded by the exons ATGGATCCATGTAGCAACCTCACAAACCCTTCAAAAACCATCAACTTccccctgcagctgctggtcgGGTCCTGCCTGGCCCTGCTCATCATGTTCACTCTCTGTGGTAACATCGTTGTGTGCTTGGCTGTCACTCTGGACCGCCGGCTCCGCAGCCTGACCAACTGCATCATCGTCTCGTTGGCCATCACCGAcctgctgctggccctgctggtgctgcccttctctgcctTCTATGAGCTCACCAGCGAGTGGCCCTTCGGCAGCACGCTGTGCAACATCTACCTCAGCCTGGATGTCATGCTGTGCACGGCCTCCATCCTCAACCTCTTCATTATCAGCCTTGACCGCTACTTTGCCGTCACCACCCCGCTGCGCTACCAGCAGCTGGTCACTCCATCCCGTGTGGCCGTGGGCTTGGTTGTTATATGGACAGTTTCACTGATGgtttccttcctccccatccACCTGGGGTGGAATACCGATGGGACAACAGTCCAGAACACAACACCCAACTGCACCAAGGAGTGCAAGCTGGAAGTGAACTCTGTGTATGGGCTGGTGGACTCTTTGCTCACCTTCTACATCCCTCTGGTCATCATGTGCATCACCTACTACCGAATATTCAAGATAGCGAGGGAGCAGGCCAAGAGGATAAACCACAcgtggtgctgcagcagcaacagcccCATGCCACCCATGGTGAAGGAGCACAAAGCCACTGTGACGCTGGCAGTGGTGATGGGAGCCTTCATTGTCTGCTGGTTCCCCTATTTCACGGTGTTCACATACCGAGGGGTGTGGGgggacagcagtgtgaaagGCACACCCATGTCCATCGTACTCTGGCTGGGCTATGCCAACTCAGCACTGAACCCCATCCTCTATGGGACGTTCAACAGAGATTTTCGGGTGGCATACCAGCACTTGTTGCACTGCTGGAGGACAGGGGACCCCAAGAGCTCCCTACAGAAGAGTCAGCCCTGGGGCAAGAGCTGTGGGGAAAGCCTGGATGGGCAGGAGGGGAAATACCTGAAGCTGGAGATGAGGAACGGGAAGGGCACCTTGCTGGCAGATGGAGCCCTGCAGAG TGATGGAGCTTTCCCATGA